A segment of the Streptomyces pactum genome:
GGAGGCAGCCCGCGTTCTGCGCGAGGAGCACAACCTTGAACCGGCCCGTGTGTTCCTCTCGGGATGCCGCGCCCTGCCCGCCGTGCACGACGGCCGGCGGGACCTTCACACACTGCCCGAAGCGGAACTCATAGAGGAACTCCGGCTCATGAACGGAACACCGGAGGAGATTCTCCGGAACGCCGACTTCATGCGGATGCTGCTGCCCGCCGTAAGGGCGGACTATGCGATGCTCTCACGCTATTCCTTTCTTCCGTGCAAGCCTCCTGGCGCACCGGTGACGGTATTCGGCGGAGCGAGCGACCCGGGCGTGGGAATGAATCACCTCCAGCAGTGGTCCGAGTTGATCGAGGGAGAGCTCGACTCGGTGGTCCTGCCCGGCGACCATTTCTTCCTGCATGCGTCGCGGGAGCCCCTTCTCGCGGAAATGGCGAAACGTCTCGTCGGGCCCGTTCAGGCGTCCGGGCGGGAGTCCTCACTCGGTTCGCTCTGACCTCTTCGGCCGTCGTCGATGTCCTTCATGGCGTTTTCGACGGCCTTCAGGGTCGGCTCGTGCGCGATCATCTCGAAATGGTCGACGGGCACCCGGTACTGCTGGTAGTCGGTGAGCCCGAGGTCGGGCCAGTCGGTCACCCGGTGGAGGGTGCGCTCGACGTCCGACGGGTCGTCCCGGTCGTCGGTCGAGAAGAGCCGCACGGCGAAGTCGCCCGGCTCGGGCACGTAACCCGACACCGCCGAGCCGACGGAGCCGAAGACCCGCAGTCCGGCCTGGAACTCCGCGAAGTCGGTCTCGATGGGGTCCGGCCCCTGCGTGCTCACCGCCTGGTACACCTCGGCGGCGTCCGGCTCCTGGCCCTCCGGTATCGCGATGCCCGCCTCGTGCGCGACGGACAGGAGCTTCTCCCCGGCGGCCTCGGCCACCGTCAGCGGCGGGCAGTACAGCGAGGTGTTGAGCAGGACGACGGAGCGCACGTCCCATCCGCGCCGCCGCAGTCCGGCGGCGAGTTCGTAGGCGAGGATGCCTCCCACGCAGTATCCGGCCAGGTGCAGGCTGCGCGGCGCGTCCGCCTTCTCCAGAACTCCGACGAAGTCGTCGACGATCTCCGCGAGCGTTCCGCAGGGCGCACCCTCGGCCGGGTCGAGGCCGCAGGCCTGCAAGCCGAGCACGGGGCGGTCGATCGGGTCGCCTCCGAAGCGGTGGAGGCCGATGACGCCGCCGCTCGCCGCCGGCACCAGCAGGAGCGGGGCGCCGGTGCCGTACGGGTTGAGGGTGAGCAGCCGGCCGCCGGGCCCGGGGGTGTCGTTCCTGATGCGGGCGCTGAGGCCGCCGAACGTGGGCGCCTCGAACAGCGTCTTCAGGGGGACCCGGGTACCGAGGGCGCCCCGCAGAGCGGCGACCAGCTTCGCGGCGAGCAGGGAGGACCCGCCCGACCCGAAGAAGTCGGCGTCCAGGGAGGCGGGCGGCCGGCCCAGCACCCGGGACCACTGGGCGGCCACGACGGCCTCGGTGGCGTCCCGCTCTACGAAATGCGACTGCACGGCGCTTCCTTCCCCTGGTCGCTCTCGGCTGCGCGGGCCGAGAGGAGTTCCGACAGCAGCGGCGTCACCGCCGGAGTACCGAACAGCTCTTTCACGGTCAGTCCGGTGCGGTGCACCGACCGTGCGTCGGCGTCCGGCCACTCGGAGCCCTCGCTGAGGATGACGTGCCCGAGCTGCAAGGGGTCGGTGCGGTCGGCCGCCGCGGACAACGTGAAGCCGAGCCAGGCCCGCTGCGCCTGCGTCAGCTCGTCGGCGATGTCGTCGTCCAGGTCGGGCGCGGTCCGGGTGACAAGGGAGCGGAGGAAGGCACTCGCCTCCCGCAGGGCCTCGGACGCCGGGAGGCCGGTGATGTCGGGCAGCTCGGCGGGGTCCAGCGCGTCGTCCATGTCCAGGGCGAGGTCCAGCAGCAGTTCCCGGGGCGTGCCAGGGCCGGGGACCACGGGGTCGAGGACGACGAGCGGTGTGCCGGGCACGGGCAGTTCGCCGACCAGCAGCGCCGCGAGTTCGACGGCGGAGCAGTAGGCAAGCACGGCCCGTGGCGGGGCGCCGGTCGCGATCCGGGCCGCCCAGTGCCGAGCCTGCGTCGCCAGGTCGGGGACCGTCTCCGCGAGTCCGGGGTAGCGCAGCGGATCGATCCTGAGG
Coding sequences within it:
- a CDS encoding thioesterase II family protein produces the protein MHGNAPTRPWIHRLSKTNPPGSIRLFCFPYAGGGASTFRGWAELLPDEIDVHAIQPPGREDRLFEDPVDTLQATLDAVVPELLEYSKEPFALFGHSLGAIVCWEAARVLREEHNLEPARVFLSGCRALPAVHDGRRDLHTLPEAELIEELRLMNGTPEEILRNADFMRMLLPAVRADYAMLSRYSFLPCKPPGAPVTVFGGASDPGVGMNHLQQWSELIEGELDSVVLPGDHFFLHASREPLLAEMAKRLVGPVQASGRESSLGSL
- a CDS encoding phosphopantetheine-binding protein, with the protein product MQSHFVERDATEAVVAAQWSRVLGRPPASLDADFFGSGGSSLLAAKLVAALRGALGTRVPLKTLFEAPTFGGLSARIRNDTPGPGGRLLTLNPYGTGAPLLLVPAASGGVIGLHRFGGDPIDRPVLGLQACGLDPAEGAPCGTLAEIVDDFVGVLEKADAPRSLHLAGYCVGGILAYELAAGLRRRGWDVRSVVLLNTSLYCPPLTVAEAAGEKLLSVAHEAGIAIPEGQEPDAAEVYQAVSTQGPDPIETDFAEFQAGLRVFGSVGSAVSGYVPEPGDFAVRLFSTDDRDDPSDVERTLHRVTDWPDLGLTDYQQYRVPVDHFEMIAHEPTLKAVENAMKDIDDGRRGQSEPSEDSRPDA